In Lates calcarifer isolate ASB-BC8 linkage group LG4, TLL_Latcal_v3, whole genome shotgun sequence, a genomic segment contains:
- the LOC108883775 gene encoding protein crumbs homolog 1 — ISSGTLSSEDVSGCEQQPCQNGGVCERHNGGFRCLCSEQSQNGRLYGGETCTIALSGCDDIQCENGGICSPLLVNDQHTYTCTCLAGFTGSKCETPTVFSFESRGYMYIETQLLDPEAPLHVTFSFKTGRPVGTLLQRRVDDLLLSIELMDGHLCLHSRRGQGSSTLVQELPEYLSNNKWHTVEASLGGVVSLIRLLCTEGSCTRDSSTEAQLLDQSSALPEPGTVRQSLFMGAVAESWGLGRAVDETGYPPAFLGCFRDVLVDSHLVLPVIVPENSDTWANITVGCSDKDKCDSSPCQNRGRCVSQGWRSYMCECHRPYEGNNCADEYITARFGNKDLESYAVFSLDDDPGDTVTISMFIRTRQSSSLLLILANSTSQYLRLWLEEGRVKVQVNNFETLGGRGAVSDGHFHLVTVKLEGTAAGLSQSGQDQGSMTIRHIQVHPGDLVYVGGLPDSRASASFGGYFKGCVQDLRINRKRLQFYPIETPVEFYNLEQLVHVAQGCSSDNACAVNPCLNGGVCYSMWDDFICNCPPNTAGQRCEEVKWCELSPCPAGAVCQPRFQGFECLSNVTFRAESSILQYRSNGKIRRSLTSVFLNLRTRQFAATLLHAQKGSDYFTISIQDSHLVMEIQAGDDKVTVQSQGPVSDGEWHTVVLSMENKTLPTSRWIMATDGSQKEQSISKTATGDLDFLREGADIFLGGLSLDAGVTLSGCLGSVEIGGLLLPFHLDTELNLPRPQDEQFVRINGNAAPQYGCWGVSVCAPNPCHNQGACEDLFDLHHCTCPSEWTGPLCQDPTNACASSPCIYGNCINKPGGFECVCEPGYSGEQCEVEVDMCENSNCSNGATCLKGFQSYACLCPQNLTGQYCDDKVPEIPWYIETNPLPQLPVSACMGTRWKYNCFNGGNCSEADNTCYCLPGFTGQWCEKDVDECASEPCMNGGFCVNYVNSFECVCDMNYSGIHCQIDVSDFYLYLFLGLWQNLFQLVSYLVIRLDDEPEIEWGFHVND; from the exons ATTTCTTCAGGCACTTTGTCCAGTGAGGACGTCAGTGGATGTGAACAGCAGCCATGCCAAAATGGTGGCGTATGTGAGCGCCACAATGGAGGTTTCAGATGCCTTTGCTCCGAACAGAGCCAAAATGGGCGCCTATATGGGGGGGAGACTTGCACAATTGCACTTTCAGGCTGTGATGACATCCAGTGTGAGAATGGAGGAATATGCTCTCCTTTACTTGTAAATGATCAGCACACTTACACATGCACCTGCCTTGCTGGCTTCACTGGCTCAAAATGTGAGACCCCCACAGTCTTCTCTTTTGAGTCCAGAGGCTACATGTACATAGAGACACAGCTTCTAGACCCAGAGGCTCCTCTTCATGTCACATTCAGCTTCAAGACAGGAAGGCCAGTCGGCACCCTTTTGCAGCGCAGAGTGGACGACCTGCTCCTCAGCATCGAGCTCATGGACGGGCATCTCTGCCTCCACAGCCGGAGAGGTCAAGGCTCCAGCACACTGGTTCAAGAGCTCCCAGAGTACTTGTCCAACAACAAGTGGCACACAGTGGAAGCATCACTGGGCGGCGTGGTTAGTCTCATCAGGCTGCTCTGCACTGAGGGAAGCTGCACCAGAGACTCCAGCACTGAAGCCCAGCTGCTCGATCAATCCTCTGCTCTCCCCGAGCCAGGGACAGTTCGTCAAAGCCTCTTCATGGGAGCAGTAGCAGAGAGCTGGGGTCTAGGCAGAGCGGTGGATGAAACAGGCTACCCGCCTGCTTTTCTAGGCTGCTTCAGAGATGTGCTTGTGGACTCACATCTGGTGTTGCCTGTTATAGTGCCAGAAAATTCAGACACCTGGGCAAACATCACCGTGGGATGCAGTGACAAAGACAAGTGCGACAGCAGCCCATGTCAGAACCGAGGGCGCTGTGTGAGCCAGGGCTGGAGGAGCTACATGTGTGAGTGCCACAGACCATATGAGGGAAACAACTGTGCAGAtg AGTATATCACTGCAAGGTTTGGAAACAAAGACCTGGAGAGTTATGCTGTCTTCTCATTAGACGATGACCCAGGTGATACAGTGACTATATCTATGTTCATTCGCACCAGACAGTCCAGCAGCCTGCTCCTCATTCTGGCCAACAGTACCAGCCAGTACCTTCGCCTGTGGCTGGAGGAGGGCAGGGTCAAAGTTCAGGTCAACAACTTTGAGACCCTGGGTGGTCGAGGTGCTGTCAGCGATGGCCATTTCCACCTGGTGACTGTGAAGCTGGAGGGAACAGCAGCCGGTTTGTCCCAGTCAGGGCAAGACCAGGGCTCTATGACCATCAGGCACATCCAAGTCCATCCTGGTGATCTGGTTTACGTTGGAGGGCTACCAGACTCAAGGGCCTCTGCTTCGTTTGGTGGCTACTTTAAGGGCTGTGTCCAGGATCTGAGGATTAACCGCAAACGATTGCAATTCTATCCAATAGAAACTCCAGTGGAATTTTACAACCTGGAGCAACTTGTTCACGTTGCACAAGGATGCAGCAGTGACAACGCCTGTGCT GTCAACCCCTGTCTCAATGGGGGAGTGTGTTACTCCATGTGGGATGACTTCATCTGTAACTGCCCCCCCAACACTGCAGGGCAGCGCTGTGAGGAGGTCAAATGGTGTGAGCTGTCTCCCTGCCCCGCCGGTGCTGTTTGTCAGCCCCGCTTTCAGGGCTTTGAGT gtTTGTCTAATGTGACATTTCGGGCTGAAAGCAGCATTTTGCAGTATCGGAGCAATGGAAAGATTAGGCGCAGCCTCACCAGTGTGTTCCTCAACCTCCGCACAAGACAGTTCGCTGCCACCTTACTGCACGCACAGAAGGGCTCCGACTACTTTACAATATCCATCCAGGACTCTCATTTGGTTATGGAGATCCAGGCTGGAGATGACAAGGTGACAGTTCAAAGCCAGGGTCCAGTCAGTGATGGAGAGTGGCACACTGTGGTGCTCAGCATGGAGAACAAGACACTCCCAACCTCCAGGTGGATCATGGCTACGGATGGAAGCCAGAAGGAGCAAAGCATTTCCAAAACAGCTACAGGGGACCTGGATTTTCTTAGGGAAGGAGCAGACATTTTCCTGGGGGGACTGAGCCTAGATGCTGGAGTGACCCTGTCTGGCTGTCTGGGTTCTGTGGAGATCGGAGGCCTTCTTCTCCCTTTCCACCTTGACACAGAGTTGAACCTTCCCAGACCTCAGGATGAGCAATTTGTGAGGATTAATGGCAATGCTGCCCCACAATACGGCTGCTGgggagtcagtgtgtgtgcaccaaACCCTTGTCACAACCAGGGTGCGTGTGAGGACCTGTTTGACCTGCATCACTGCACGTGTCCCTCAGAGTGGACAGGGCCACTGTGTCAAGACCCGACAAACGCCTGTGCCTCCAGCCCCTGTATCTATGGCAACTGCATCAATAAACCTGGGGGATTCGAGTGCGTGTGTGAGCCTGGGTACAGCGGTGAACAGTGTGAGGTAGAAGTCGATATGTGTGAAAACAGCAATTGCAGCAATGGTGCCACGTGCCTCAAAGGCTTCCAGAGCTATGCCTGCCTCTGCCCTCAAAACCTGACAGGCCAGTACTGCGA TGACAAAGTTCCTGAAATCCCATGGTACATTGAGACAAATCC ACTTCCTCAGTTGCCTGTAAGTGCATGCATGGGTACACGATGGAAATACAACTGCTTTAATGGAGGGAACTGCTCCGAAGCAGACAACACCTGTTACTGCCTGCCTGGCTTCACAGGACAGTG GTGTGAGAAGGATGTGGATGAATGTGCCTCGGAGCCATGTATGAACGGAGGCTTCTGTGTCAACTACGTGAACAGTTTTGAGTGTGTTTGCGATATGAATTACTCAGGTATACACTGCCAAATAGACGTCAGCGACTTCTACTTGTACCTCTTCTTGGGCCTGTGGCAGAATCTCTTCCAGTTGGTGTCCTACCTTGTGATTCGCCTCGATGATGAGCCAGAAATTGAGTGGGGATTCCATGTTAATGATTAG
- the zbtb41 gene encoding zinc finger and BTB domain-containing protein 41 — MKKKPSAPVRPKRSRLVSASSECAAGVDTVLISSAPPISETVPGSASQIRHVTMSQHSHNLLKFLNEDRTRQKFCDVSVSVGGKLYSAHKVVLAHGSSYFHAELSKNPATTHVTLDHVEDSVFQHLLGFLYTSECVVAETDLVALTEAARFLDMMDILKLLCEEGDVHPVSVTQTPAEIRESPDVEMTSSDSPAGDTDIQSPFEPSTLCSHLVSSENSVQNHLAESHSDEQQETSTEKEKIASQRGVTTRRSARRRRTPTKYKRDDVEYFVNTPEEKQRTVSPRELDDARVEETGEAAAENQTTKPDMSETSKPAQGNDVEDEEDEEEEEGGDMNEDVAAQKKAAEVCAAEKSASQQGSDAERTERQAVGQVEAHTPAPAGSSNQSPVYPEGLAPVIILTSSKKTLKCPKCDKIFDRAGKYESHTRVHTGEKPFQCDICLQRYSTKSNLTVHKKKHASDAPFQKKEHKCPFCNKLHASKKTLAKHVRRFHPDHIQEFLTKRKRKTEGWKCAICLKTFTRRPHLQEHMILHSQDRPFKCSFCDEYFKSRFARLKHQEKYHLGPFPCEICGRQFNDTGNRKRHIECTHGGKRKWTCFICGKSVRERTTLREHMRIHSGEKPHLCSICGQSFRHGSSYRLHLRVHHDDKRYECDECGKTFIRHDHLTKHQKIHSGEKAHQCEECGKCFRRHDHLTVHYKSVHLGEKVWQKYKTAVHQCEVCKKEFKGKSSLEMHFRTHSGEKPHRCPECHQTFRIKKTLTKHMVIHSDARPFNCSQCSATFKRKDKLKYHVDHVHSTRFIEQPLSTLSEDKIVSIPFEETSKAYRAEPKSNLQSTPPPMNVCVPVTLVPVQMAGGAQGSLNAHGASSLSSQTHSVVSMQAQGQQQNSGYQAATDLAFLEKYTLTPQPANIVHPVRPDQMLDPREQSYLGTLLGLDSASSVQNISNSDHTH; from the exons ATGAAGAAAAAGCCTAGTGCTCCTGTGCGTCCCAAACGCAGCAGGCTGGTCAGTGCCAGCAGTGAATGTGCTGCAGGGGTGGACACTGTGCTGATCTCCAGTGCCCCACCAATCTCTGAAACTGTCCCAGGATCAGCCTCACAAATCAGGCATGTGACTATGTCACAGCACAGTCACAACCTCCTCAAGTTTTTGAATGAGGACCGGACCCGGCAGAAGTTCTGTgatgtatctgtgtctgtgggtgGGAAGCTCTACAGCGCCCATAAGGTGGTGTTGGCTCATGGGAGCAGCTACTTCCATGCCGAGCTATCCAAGAACCCCGCTACAACACATGTGACTCTGGACCACGTGGAGGACTCTGTTTTCCAGCACCTGCTTGGCTTTTTGTACACCTCTGAGTGCGTTGTTGCAGAGACAGACCTTGTGGCTCTAACTGAAGCAGCCCGATTCTTGGACATGATGGATATACTAAAGTTGCTGTGTGAAGAAGGAGATGTCCACCCTGTGAGTGTGACCCAGACCCCGGCTGAGATAAGAGAGTCTCCTGATGTAGAAATGACCTCTAGTGACTCACCAGCAGGTGACACAGACATCCAGAGCCCATTTGAGCCGAGCACCCTGTGCAGTCACCTGGTTAGCTCTGAAAACTCAGTGCAGAACCACTTGGCTGAGAGTCATAGTGATGAGCAGCAGGAAACCTCaactgaaaaagagaagataGCAAGTCAGAGGGGCGTTACCACACGGAGATCAGCTCGTAGGAGGAGAACACCCACTAAATACAAGAGAGATGATGTAGAGTACTTTGTCAACACCCCTGAGGAAAAGCAAAGGACTGTATCACCAAGAGAGCTGGATGACGCCAGGGTAGAAGAAACAGGGGAGGCGGCTGCGgaaaaccaaacaaccaaaccAGACATGAGCGAAACATCTAAACCAGCCCAGGGGAATGACgtagaggatgaggaggatgaagaggaggaggagggaggagacatgAATGAGGACGTGGCTGCCCAAAAGAAAGCTGCTGAAGTTTGTGCAGCAGAAAAGAGTGCAAGTCAGCAGGGTTCAGATGCAGAGAGGACAGAGCGCCAGGCTGTTGGACAGGTGGAGGCGCACACTCCGGCACCAGCAGGGAGCTCTAACCAGAGTCCAGTGTACCCTGAGGGTCTGGCTCCAGTCATCATCTTGACCTCTAGCAAGAAGACTCTGAAGTGTCCCAAATGTGACAAGATCTTTGACCGCGCAG GGAAGTATGAGAGTCACACCAGAgtgcacacaggagagaaaccgtTCCAGTGTGACATCTGTCTCCAGCGCTACTCCACCAAGTCTAACCTGACCGTACACAAGAAGAAGCACGCCAGCGACGCTCCCTTCCAGAAGAAGGAGCACAAATGCCCTTTCTGCAACAAACTCCATGCCAGCAAGAAAACGCTGGCAAAGCATGTCAGGAG GTTTCATCCAGACCACATCCAGGAGTTTCTCAccaaaaggaagaggaagactgaAGGCTGGAAATGTGCT ATTTGTCTTAAGACCTTCACGCGCAGGCCTCATCTGCAAGAGCACATGATCCTGCACAGCCAAGACCGGCCTTTTAAATGCTCCTTCTGTGATGAATACTTCAAGTCAAGGTTTGCCAGGCTGAAGCACCAAGAAAAGTACCACTTAG GTCCTTTTCCTTGTGAGATCTGTGGCCGACAGTTTAATGACACAGgcaacagaaagagacacatcGAGTGTACTCATGGAGGCAAAAGAAAGTGGACCTGCTTTATTTGTGGGAAATCAGTGAGAGAAAG GACGACCCTGAGGGAGCACATGAGGATCCACAGTGGGGAGAAACCTCACCTCTGTAGCATCTGTGGCCAAAGTTTCCGTCATGGCAGCTCCTACAG GCTTCACCTCAGAGTTCACCATGACGACAAGCGCTATGAGTGTGATGAATGTGGGAAAACCTTTATACGCCATGATCACCTgaccaaacatcagaaaatacacTCAG GTGAGAAAGCACACCAATGTGAGGAGTGTGGCAAGTGCTTCAGGCGTCATGATCATCTGACTGTCCACTACAAAAGTGTTCATTTAGGAGAGAAAGTTTGGCAGAA GTATAAAACGGCAGTGCATCAGTGTGAGGTTTGCAAGAAAGAATTTAAAGGAAAGTCCAGTCTAGAAATGCACTTCAGGACTCACTCAG GTGAGAAACCCCACAGATGTCCTGAGTGCCACCAGACATTTCGGATCAAGAAGACCTTGACAAAGCACATGGTGATTCACTCAGACGCTCGTCCTTTTAACTGTTCCCAATGCAGCGCcacctttaaaagaaaagacaagcTCAAGTATCATGTTGACCACGTGCACAGCACTCGGTTTATTGAGCAACCCCTCAGCACGCTCAGCGAGGACAAAATAGTCTCCATTCCTTTTGAGGAAACCTCAAAAGCATATCGTGCTGAACCTAAGTCAAACCTCCAAAGCACTCCCCCTCCTATGAACGTCTGTGTGCCAGTCACTTTAGTTCCTGTCCAGATGGCAGGAGGAGCGCAAGGCAGCCTGAATGCTCACGGagcctcatctctctcctctcaaaCGCACAGTGTTGTGAGCATGCAGGCACAAGGACAGCAGCAGAACTCTGGCTACCAGGCCGCCACAGACCTGGCATTCTTAGAGAAGTATACCCTCACCCCCCAGCCCGCCAACATCGTCCACCCTGTGAGGCCCGATCAGATGTTGGACCCCCGAGAGCAATCCTATCTGGGCACGCTGCTGGGACTGGATTCAGCTTCCTCTGTGCAGAACATCTCCAACTCCGATCACACGCACTGA